A window of the bacterium genome harbors these coding sequences:
- a CDS encoding pyridoxal-phosphate dependent enzyme, whose protein sequence is MKIPEKINLAHLPTPLEQVQFRDKNFLIKRDDYTGSDFLGNKIRKLEYLLYEAKHYKSDIIFTCGGDQSNHARATASAAARIGLKSRLFLWGKEKKIPDGNLFLNKIYGADIVYLNKKEFEEVDDIMTEERKKFVKKGKRVYVIPAGGSSTLGIWGYINFINELKKQINLKNIEGIFCACGSGGTAAGLLVGAALNKIKLKIFAVNVLHQKDSITKKIHQLAEGAVLDFKLSCSINVDHLEIIDGYSEEGYKSISESKLKLVTDFARPTGILLDPTYTGKAFYAYNDFVLNKNNGKKIVFLHTGGIYGSFVKRNEYLRFKS, encoded by the coding sequence ATGAAAATACCTGAGAAAATTAATTTAGCTCATCTACCAACTCCATTGGAACAAGTTCAATTCAGAGATAAAAATTTTCTGATTAAGAGAGATGATTATACAGGTTCTGATTTTCTCGGGAATAAAATCAGGAAACTTGAGTATCTGCTTTATGAAGCTAAACATTACAAATCTGATATTATTTTCACTTGTGGCGGTGATCAATCAAATCACGCAAGAGCAACTGCTTCTGCAGCGGCAAGAATCGGACTTAAATCAAGATTATTTCTTTGGGGAAAAGAAAAGAAAATTCCTGATGGAAATCTTTTTCTCAACAAAATTTACGGTGCTGATATTGTCTATCTGAACAAGAAAGAATTTGAAGAAGTTGATGATATTATGACTGAGGAAAGAAAAAAGTTCGTCAAAAAAGGGAAACGTGTTTACGTAATTCCGGCCGGCGGTTCTTCAACATTGGGAATTTGGGGCTACATAAATTTTATTAATGAACTAAAAAAACAAATCAATTTAAAAAATATTGAAGGCATTTTCTGTGCTTGCGGGTCAGGTGGAACTGCCGCAGGACTTTTAGTTGGAGCTGCACTGAATAAAATAAAATTAAAAATCTTTGCTGTTAACGTTCTTCATCAAAAAGATTCCATTACAAAAAAAATACATCAGCTTGCAGAGGGTGCAGTGCTGGATTTCAAACTTTCCTGCAGTATAAATGTTGATCATCTGGAAATTATTGATGGGTACTCTGAAGAGGGTTATAAAAGTATTAGCGAAAGTAAACTAAAGCTCGTAACTGATTTTGCACGGCCAACAGGAATTTTACTGGATCCGACTTATACCGGAAAAGCTTTCTACGCATACAATGATTTTGTACTGAACAAGAATAATGGTAAAAAGATTGTTTTTCTACATACCGGAGGCATTTACGGTTCGTTCGTCAAGCGAAATGAATACTTAAGATTCAAGTCTTAA
- a CDS encoding cobalamin B12-binding domain-containing protein, which yields MDKKIRVLVAKAGLDGHDRGAKVIAAALRDAGMEVIYTGLRQTPEMIVEAAIQEDADVIGISILSGAHMTILPKIKTLMNEKGLDDVLLTGGGIIPEEDIKKLRDIGVGELFTPGASTKNIAEYIKEWRKLNPRQN from the coding sequence ATGGATAAAAAAATAAGAGTGCTTGTTGCAAAAGCAGGTTTGGATGGTCACGATCGTGGTGCCAAAGTAATTGCAGCAGCATTACGTGATGCAGGAATGGAAGTTATTTACACCGGATTACGGCAAACGCCGGAGATGATTGTTGAAGCAGCAATTCAGGAAGATGCTGATGTAATTGGAATAAGTATTCTTTCTGGTGCTCATATGACAATCCTTCCCAAAATAAAAACACTTATGAATGAAAAAGGTCTCGATGATGTTTTACTGACCGGAGGTGGAATTATTCCGGAAGAAGACATCAAGAAATTAAGAGATATTGGGGTTGGTGAATTATTCACGCCCGGCGCATCCACAAAAAACATAGCCGAGTACATCAAAGAGTGGAGAAAACTTAATCCACGTCAAAATTAG
- a CDS encoding HIT family protein encodes MECIFCNIKERKAEAEIIFEDENILAFLDIQPVNFGHTLVIPKKHYDNFLTVPKDEIDRLIHATQFIAGIVKRSLNADGFNVISNNGNSAGQSVFHFHFHIIPRFNQDFTLKPVVKSYSSGTMQEYGNKIRSFISKYKDIYNG; translated from the coding sequence ATGGAATGCATCTTTTGTAATATTAAAGAGCGGAAAGCCGAAGCGGAAATTATTTTTGAAGATGAAAACATTTTAGCCTTCCTCGATATTCAGCCTGTCAACTTTGGTCATACTCTGGTAATTCCCAAAAAACATTATGACAATTTTCTAACAGTTCCAAAAGATGAAATTGATAGGTTAATACATGCAACTCAGTTCATTGCTGGAATAGTTAAGAGGAGTTTAAATGCGGATGGTTTTAATGTCATTTCGAATAATGGAAATTCTGCAGGACAATCAGTTTTTCACTTTCATTTTCATATCATTCCGAGATTTAATCAAGATTTTACCTTGAAACCTGTAGTCAAATCTTATAGCAGTGGAACGATGCAGGAATATGGTAATAAAATTCGTTCGTTCATAAGTAAATACAAGGATATCTATAATGGATAA
- a CDS encoding M48 family metallopeptidase translates to MDAKKYNNIKLAIGIGEGIVSFILLLLFVSLSYSLQLENYLSGFIESQYLLFIVFILVIGFVGSVISFPVSWYSGFHLEHKYKLSNQTFLKWIWEGLKGLIVSLIIGIPILLTFYYILNTFYSLWWLPFSIIMFFISVVLSQIFPVLIFPIFYKVTPIDNNDLKNRIRSLATNARIKVENVYKFNMSKNTKKANAAFTGLGKTKRIILGDTLLDNYSTEEIETVIAHELGHYKKKHIVKNILIGTASSFLTLFLIAILYENSITWFGFDSITQVSAIPLLALWSMLIGIIQTPLGNILSRKFEYEADEYAIQETKNPVAFIKTLEKLTDQNLGDKEPHPFVEWFFYSHPSIKNRLKAIENFAIRNSIPMRPAKEIILETSS, encoded by the coding sequence ATGGATGCAAAAAAATATAATAATATTAAACTTGCAATTGGAATAGGCGAGGGAATTGTTTCCTTCATTTTACTTTTATTATTTGTATCACTTAGTTACAGTTTGCAGCTTGAAAATTATCTCTCAGGTTTCATAGAAAGCCAATACCTGCTTTTTATCGTTTTCATTCTGGTAATTGGTTTTGTCGGTTCTGTAATATCATTTCCGGTAAGCTGGTATTCTGGTTTTCATCTCGAACATAAATACAAGCTTTCAAACCAGACTTTTCTGAAATGGATTTGGGAAGGATTAAAAGGGTTGATTGTATCGCTGATAATCGGAATCCCAATTCTACTTACTTTCTACTACATACTAAATACTTTTTACTCTCTCTGGTGGCTGCCATTTTCAATCATAATGTTTTTTATTTCAGTTGTTCTTTCTCAGATATTCCCAGTCTTGATTTTTCCAATCTTTTATAAGGTTACTCCAATCGATAACAATGATTTGAAAAACAGAATTAGATCACTAGCCACGAATGCACGAATTAAAGTCGAGAACGTTTATAAATTCAATATGAGTAAGAACACAAAGAAAGCAAATGCTGCATTCACGGGTCTCGGAAAAACTAAGCGCATTATTTTAGGTGACACATTACTCGATAATTACAGCACAGAAGAAATTGAAACTGTCATTGCTCATGAACTGGGTCATTATAAAAAAAAGCATATAGTAAAAAATATTCTTATAGGTACAGCCTCGTCGTTCCTTACACTTTTTCTGATTGCAATATTGTATGAAAACTCAATAACCTGGTTTGGATTTGATTCTATCACTCAAGTTTCAGCAATTCCTTTACTCGCACTATGGTCAATGCTGATTGGAATAATTCAAACTCCGCTAGGAAATATTTTGAGCAGGAAATTTGAATACGAAGCCGATGAATATGCAATTCAGGAAACAAAGAATCCTGTTGCATTTATAAAAACACTCGAGAAATTAACTGACCAGAACCTTGGTGATAAAGAGCCACATCCATTTGTTGAGTGGTTTTTCTACAGCCATCCATCAATTAAAAACAGGTTAAAAGCGATTGAGAATTTTGCAATCAGAAATTCTATTCCGATGAGGCCGGCGAAGGAAATAATTCTGGAAACTAGTTCATGA
- a CDS encoding 1-acyl-sn-glycerol-3-phosphate acyltransferase, whose translation MITTLKLFLIVIHTFICSIFAMIFAIVDRTHTLYFKLSKYFSGGVLWLSGIKLEITGIENLDKKKTYVFVSNHSSQYDIVVLQKTIPNRMAMIFKKELAKIPFFGWQLAMGPYVMIDRENYEKALKSIDEAKQKMEKQNISIVVFAEGTRSKTGEIQPFKRGAFRLATQVGYPIIPTTIVGSNKIMPKGTYKLRRGTIKVHFDKPIESIGSVNRQQEIDLMNRVREIIIANHV comes from the coding sequence ATGATCACAACTCTGAAACTTTTCTTAATTGTAATTCATACCTTCATCTGCTCAATCTTTGCAATGATCTTTGCAATCGTTGACAGAACACACACTCTTTATTTCAAATTATCAAAATATTTTTCTGGCGGTGTGCTCTGGTTAAGTGGAATAAAATTAGAGATTACCGGTATTGAGAATCTTGATAAAAAGAAAACTTATGTCTTTGTATCAAATCACTCCAGCCAATACGATATTGTTGTTCTTCAGAAAACGATACCAAACAGAATGGCGATGATCTTTAAAAAAGAGTTGGCTAAAATTCCATTTTTTGGCTGGCAGCTTGCAATGGGTCCGTACGTAATGATCGATAGAGAAAATTATGAAAAGGCTTTGAAAAGTATTGATGAAGCAAAACAAAAAATGGAAAAGCAAAACATCTCTATCGTAGTATTCGCAGAGGGAACACGAAGTAAAACCGGTGAGATTCAACCATTCAAAAGAGGTGCATTCAGACTTGCCACGCAGGTTGGTTATCCGATCATACCGACAACGATTGTTGGTTCAAATAAAATAATGCCCAAAGGAACTTACAAACTTAGAAGAGGAACAATAAAAGTACATTTTGATAAGCCAATTGAATCAATTGGAAGTGTTAATCGTCAACAGGAAATAGATTTGATGAACAGAGTAAGAGAAATAATAATTGCAAATCATGTTTGA
- the kdsB gene encoding 3-deoxy-manno-octulosonate cytidylyltransferase — translation MIIGVIPARFASTRLMGKPLAVIGDKPMLQHTYESAKKSKLLEKVILAVDDAKVAAVARGFGADVIETPKDIASGSDRIAFVSKIYKEADIVVNIQGDEPFIQGEMIDQAIEPLLFDKSIEVATLIKLISTLKELKSPDVVKVVFDYNNFALYFSRAPIPFTRNAVSDSAAIEITDYYKHIGLYVFRRKALLKFVTLKQTDLEKTEMLEQLRMLENGIRIKVVETEFESISVDTQEDLKRARTYYKWLQKRAKEK, via the coding sequence ATGATTATTGGAGTTATACCCGCTCGTTTTGCATCGACCCGTTTGATGGGGAAACCACTTGCCGTAATTGGTGATAAACCAATGCTTCAGCATACTTATGAAAGTGCAAAAAAATCAAAACTTTTAGAGAAAGTAATTCTTGCAGTTGATGATGCAAAAGTGGCTGCTGTTGCCAGAGGTTTTGGAGCAGATGTTATTGAAACTCCAAAAGATATTGCAAGCGGTTCGGATAGGATTGCATTTGTATCAAAAATCTACAAAGAAGCAGATATTGTTGTAAACATACAGGGAGATGAACCTTTTATTCAGGGAGAAATGATTGATCAGGCAATTGAACCATTATTGTTCGACAAGTCAATTGAAGTTGCAACTTTAATAAAGCTTATCAGCACACTTAAAGAACTAAAATCGCCTGACGTCGTAAAAGTTGTTTTTGACTACAACAATTTTGCTCTTTACTTTTCACGTGCACCTATTCCTTTTACAAGAAATGCAGTTTCTGATTCAGCGGCAATCGAGATAACGGATTACTACAAGCATATCGGTTTGTATGTATTCAGAAGAAAAGCACTATTGAAATTTGTAACACTGAAGCAAACAGACTTAGAAAAAACTGAAATGCTTGAGCAATTAAGAATGCTGGAAAACGGAATTAGAATTAAAGTCGTGGAAACTGAATTTGAAAGCATCAGTGTTGATACTCAGGAAGATTTGAAAAGAGCGAGAACCTACTACAAATGGCTTCAAAAGAGAGCGAAAGAAAAATGA
- a CDS encoding tetratricopeptide repeat protein: MLSSHDKFFRQLFFYLNIILVFTGALYSQNVDELMQQASNHYRNGEFDKAIVIYKQLRQDNYEGSSLYYNLANSYYRIGKLGYAILNYERALKLTPSDEDVKHNLAFANLNTVDRIQPLPTFFLFEWWESLLASLSINGWTYTVFIFYMLLLVLIVIYFFAKTISQQKLILFSGLGVLVVLILTISLLIVKINREQTVIGGVVIEQSITVKTSPDSQSTDAFVIHEGLKVNLEDQLDEWIKIRLADGKVGWIEKTAVERI, translated from the coding sequence ATGCTTAGCTCTCACGATAAATTTTTCAGACAACTTTTCTTTTACTTGAATATCATTTTAGTATTTACAGGTGCATTATATTCACAGAATGTAGATGAGCTGATGCAGCAGGCAAGTAACCATTACAGAAACGGTGAGTTTGATAAAGCAATCGTGATATACAAACAATTGAGACAAGATAACTATGAAGGATCTTCTCTTTACTATAATCTTGCCAATTCATATTATCGGATTGGTAAGCTTGGTTATGCTATACTAAATTATGAACGGGCTCTTAAACTCACACCTTCCGATGAAGATGTAAAACACAATCTTGCATTTGCAAACCTGAACACAGTGGATCGAATTCAACCCCTGCCGACCTTTTTTCTTTTTGAATGGTGGGAATCATTGCTCGCTTCGCTATCGATTAATGGATGGACGTACACTGTTTTCATTTTTTATATGCTGCTATTAGTGCTGATTGTGATTTATTTCTTTGCAAAAACTATTTCACAGCAAAAGTTAATTCTTTTTTCCGGATTAGGAGTTCTGGTTGTACTAATTCTTACCATTTCACTTCTTATTGTAAAAATCAACAGAGAGCAGACTGTCATTGGAGGTGTAGTAATTGAACAATCAATTACTGTGAAAACTTCACCTGATTCCCAAAGTACGGATGCGTTTGTAATCCACGAAGGATTAAAGGTCAATCTGGAAGATCAGCTCGATGAATGGATTAAAATCAGATTAGCGGATGGGAAAGTCGGCTGGATTGAAAAAACAGCTGTTGAGAGAATCTGA